In Streptococcus parasuis, the following proteins share a genomic window:
- a CDS encoding SpaA isopeptide-forming pilin-related protein, translating to MRALLEALANLVRERVRDRLWEKIGLALSIIVVFCTTYVLILPALTLTGNSDSKVIQQETQTALSETETSVTETIESSLSPQEVTIESPPETTSPSTTTEETETPQSSVTQESAPQPTGNQAGQFEVEADNVIVKVSYEAETFNESVSLRVTPIADTRKIEDKLNDVLKENKQSLIESYSYDISFINAAGVEIEPSKEVSVSINFKNALASSEIQEGWRLYHFINNNMDQVEDLTTETATVIDQDKSENVTEVSFKSDSFSTYTLGNVTYQSIDIFSPKITAQGRSTYKEATKILDSTIKIDFSINQTNLAQTLNYALKLPTNTGIDTSELQFDTPYPIYKDGIKQFTYSFKKDSSGNAYLVFEFDKDYFNNLTADAKGAVSLSYFMTSTTANRDLNNNYNFIFGDNAALTIPSSSIDTIPDTTPTSTSTSTSTSTSTSTSTSTSQPPQKDVSVSKSVNPISYEGNVAIVKYQIEVKSNNGTNDSIKLSDVLSASGVTVDSLTIDSVIRQTGYTNNTSIPVTPSISSDKKTFEMTLPRLAANQRYLVTYTYRISNYTAGSGTWINNQATTTTPNIPNSSTNNNTTVGNYQSAKSGTYDDATGLITWTLRVNTSQVNIAGATLTDPMFSEALNLPTSGEGWTRNGNVITFNALSGSTTNNKTYEFVYKTRVSSDKMTWAGNSVTNTAILTSPSGYKAPTTAEVPINSGDIDKTLTTVEGTDNDLSQLLNWNLAITMPKSQVLPAGTVFTDTLNGKDGGDIQNHYFTKNQITSLYNNLTKIFGAGNFTLEAATIGDWNSNYIDQSLTLVGNKYYKIRITLLKDFTSSVNLNLAYQSTIDATSTKKFMNTVVSGSHTSSQSYDYKSLSGKLTKMDGNTISWNGSANDFNASTTSHIIAESAVDNGNAYIKWAVKVELSSTDTTLTVTDTPPEGLELVSVEYGNIDYRVTAAIANGAISKNNTWDMSNDLTISGKVNSNGQIVTTATALNGQNLSSVIQGKTYFYFVYTFRYKGEVPVSQSATYPLTNNASVTINGEESGSDGHTQNITVEPSKKISKDGVWDNDKKTVDYSLTINPKAQDLVTNSDSLTIIDVFKYTGDVNTGIAYQLLADSITLVDSNNQVVDKSQYSWTTYTIRTKSDGTGENQIVLKVIVPDGQAYTLKYSYQFSANKVTDPRQNIAINVSNSARIYELADSNAGNSSDSTATTTRIQTASVSFETAYNITKVMTGNYGYTLPGAVFTVYEYGTNKKMASYTTGAKGTLAIFRDGRNASENIAALDYDTVYYIMETKAPSGYQLSESPNKYYFQYSDTGITKNPPPFGEEVIDLSQRSANEYVENDPLPSSTTITINKKWLDANGHQTTRSSGSIDVNLMQVKVDDAGKILSESRYGRYQMTPSGSDIWTLSLDNVPTQTKDSTGAITYYRYYVTEDPIEGYDVSYDVTKDNAVSSGDITLVNQAQQAYVLPETGGIGPEKVAIFGLVASMVTMIGLLVHLYRKYQGGAP from the coding sequence ATGAGAGCCCTACTTGAAGCATTAGCCAATCTGGTTAGAGAACGCGTCAGAGATAGACTGTGGGAGAAAATTGGTTTAGCCCTATCTATTATCGTTGTGTTCTGTACTACCTATGTTTTGATTTTGCCGGCGCTGACCCTAACAGGGAATTCAGACAGCAAGGTCATTCAGCAGGAAACTCAGACTGCATTGTCAGAGACGGAGACTTCTGTCACAGAAACCATAGAATCTTCTCTATCACCGCAAGAAGTGACGATTGAGTCACCACCAGAAACAACCAGCCCTTCTACAACTACAGAAGAGACGGAAACACCACAAAGTAGCGTAACTCAAGAAAGCGCCCCACAACCGACAGGCAATCAAGCTGGTCAATTTGAAGTGGAGGCGGACAATGTCATTGTGAAGGTTTCCTATGAAGCTGAAACTTTCAATGAGTCAGTTTCACTACGAGTTACACCCATTGCGGACACCAGAAAAATTGAAGACAAACTCAATGATGTCTTGAAGGAAAACAAGCAAAGCTTGATAGAGTCCTATTCTTACGATATTTCCTTTATTAATGCAGCTGGAGTGGAAATCGAACCTTCAAAAGAAGTGTCCGTTTCTATCAACTTTAAAAATGCCCTAGCTTCATCTGAGATACAAGAAGGTTGGAGACTCTACCACTTTATCAATAATAATATGGATCAGGTGGAGGATTTAACAACTGAAACCGCGACAGTAATTGATCAGGACAAGTCCGAAAATGTGACAGAAGTATCCTTCAAATCGGATAGTTTTTCAACCTATACCTTGGGAAATGTCACCTATCAAAGTATTGATATCTTCTCGCCGAAAATTACAGCACAAGGACGATCTACCTACAAAGAAGCAACCAAAATACTGGATTCCACAATTAAAATAGATTTTTCAATCAATCAGACTAACTTGGCTCAAACCTTGAACTATGCCTTGAAGTTACCAACGAACACAGGGATTGATACATCAGAATTACAGTTTGATACGCCTTATCCAATCTATAAAGATGGAATTAAGCAATTTACCTATAGTTTCAAGAAGGATAGCAGTGGCAATGCCTATCTCGTCTTTGAATTTGATAAAGATTATTTCAATAACCTTACTGCGGATGCAAAAGGTGCTGTAAGCTTAAGTTACTTTATGACTTCAACAACCGCAAATAGGGATTTGAATAATAATTACAACTTTATTTTCGGAGACAATGCTGCTTTGACCATTCCGTCATCCTCTATTGATACAATTCCAGATACGACGCCAACAAGTACCAGTACATCAACCAGCACCTCGACTTCAACGAGCACCAGCACCTCGACTAGCCAACCGCCTCAAAAGGATGTTTCGGTATCGAAATCGGTCAACCCTATAAGCTATGAGGGGAATGTTGCGATTGTCAAATATCAAATAGAGGTGAAGTCAAATAATGGTACGAATGACAGTATTAAACTGAGCGATGTTCTTAGTGCATCAGGGGTAACAGTTGATTCCCTGACCATTGACTCTGTAATCCGACAGACAGGTTACACGAATAACACCTCCATTCCAGTTACTCCTAGCATTTCGTCAGACAAAAAGACCTTTGAGATGACCCTGCCTCGATTAGCGGCAAATCAGAGGTATCTGGTCACCTATACCTACCGTATCAGTAATTATACGGCTGGGTCTGGAACGTGGATAAACAACCAGGCGACAACCACGACCCCAAACATCCCCAATAGCAGTACCAACAACAATACAACCGTCGGGAACTACCAATCTGCTAAATCAGGAACTTATGATGATGCAACAGGGCTGATCACTTGGACCCTAAGGGTGAATACGAGTCAAGTCAATATTGCAGGTGCAACCCTGACTGATCCGATGTTCAGTGAAGCCTTGAATTTACCGACTAGCGGAGAAGGTTGGACACGAAATGGCAATGTCATCACCTTTAATGCTCTCTCAGGGAGCACGACCAATAATAAGACCTATGAATTTGTCTATAAAACAAGGGTGAGTAGTGATAAGATGACCTGGGCAGGGAACAGCGTCACCAACACGGCTATTTTGACTTCACCAAGTGGTTATAAGGCGCCTACAACAGCGGAAGTACCAATCAACTCAGGAGACATTGATAAGACCCTTACCACAGTTGAAGGGACAGACAATGACTTAAGTCAGCTCTTAAACTGGAATCTGGCGATTACCATGCCGAAAAGTCAAGTCTTGCCTGCAGGGACAGTCTTTACAGACACACTGAATGGTAAGGATGGTGGCGACATTCAAAACCATTACTTTACCAAGAATCAGATAACCAGCTTATACAACAATCTGACCAAGATTTTCGGAGCTGGAAATTTCACCCTCGAAGCTGCGACAATAGGAGATTGGAATTCAAATTATATCGACCAAAGCCTTACATTAGTTGGAAACAAGTATTACAAGATTCGAATCACCCTCTTGAAAGACTTTACCAGCAGTGTGAATCTCAATCTGGCCTACCAGTCCACCATAGATGCCACAAGCACCAAGAAATTTATGAATACAGTTGTTTCAGGAAGCCATACTAGTAGTCAGAGCTATGACTATAAATCCTTGTCAGGGAAATTGACTAAGATGGATGGTAATACGATTTCTTGGAACGGTTCGGCAAATGATTTCAATGCCAGTACGACCAGCCATATCATTGCGGAGAGTGCTGTCGATAATGGCAACGCCTATATTAAATGGGCGGTCAAAGTAGAACTCAGTAGTACTGACACAACTCTAACTGTAACGGACACACCTCCAGAAGGTCTGGAGTTGGTATCTGTTGAATACGGAAATATTGATTACAGAGTTACAGCCGCGATAGCGAATGGAGCAATTTCTAAGAACAATACATGGGATATGAGTAATGATTTGACCATTTCAGGAAAAGTAAATTCTAATGGGCAAATTGTCACGACAGCAACAGCACTAAATGGTCAAAACCTAAGTTCGGTGATTCAAGGTAAAACATATTTCTATTTTGTTTATACCTTCCGCTACAAGGGAGAGGTTCCAGTCAGTCAGAGTGCTACCTATCCACTGACCAACAACGCTTCAGTTACAATAAATGGAGAAGAGTCAGGCTCGGACGGACACACTCAGAACATCACAGTTGAACCATCTAAAAAGATTTCAAAAGACGGTGTTTGGGACAATGACAAGAAAACAGTTGACTATAGTTTGACTATTAACCCTAAAGCACAGGATTTAGTGACAAATAGTGACAGTCTAACAATCATTGATGTCTTTAAATACACTGGAGATGTCAATACTGGAATTGCTTATCAGCTTTTAGCGGATTCTATTACTTTGGTTGACTCGAACAACCAAGTTGTAGACAAGAGCCAATATTCATGGACAACCTACACCATACGGACAAAGAGTGATGGTACAGGGGAAAATCAAATTGTCCTCAAGGTCATTGTTCCAGATGGTCAGGCCTACACCCTTAAGTACAGCTATCAATTTTCTGCCAATAAAGTAACTGATCCAAGGCAAAATATAGCTATCAATGTGTCCAATTCAGCTAGGATATACGAACTCGCTGATAGTAATGCTGGCAATAGCTCAGACTCTACAGCAACCACTACAAGAATTCAGACGGCTTCTGTCAGTTTTGAAACAGCCTACAACATTACAAAAGTAATGACAGGAAACTATGGATACACCTTACCTGGTGCGGTTTTCACAGTTTATGAGTACGGTACCAATAAGAAGATGGCCAGCTACACGACAGGTGCCAAAGGAACCTTAGCAATCTTCCGTGATGGACGAAATGCCAGTGAAAATATTGCTGCACTCGACTACGATACCGTATACTATATCATGGAAACCAAGGCGCCAAGTGGCTACCAACTCTCAGAATCGCCGAATAAATATTACTTCCAATATTCTGATACAGGAATAACTAAAAATCCTCCTCCTTTTGGAGAAGAGGTGATAGATTTATCACAACGGTCTGCCAATGAATACGTCGAAAACGATCCGCTTCCATCCTCAACCACAATTACTATTAACAAGAAGTGGTTAGATGCTAATGGTCATCAGACAACACGTTCCTCAGGTTCTATCGATGTTAACCTCATGCAGGTTAAGGTAGATGATGCTGGGAAGATTCTTTCTGAATCTCGCTATGGTCGTTATCAGATGACTCCATCGGGCTCAGATATCTGGACCTTGTCTTTGGATAATGTACCAACCCAGACCAAAGACTCAACAGGTGCCATCACCTACTATAGATACTATGTAACAGAGGACCCAATAGAA
- the nrdD gene encoding anaerobic ribonucleoside-triphosphate reductase, producing MRVQENVLPSIELLVLKRDGRTVSFEQDKIFSALRRANQELEHPVSEAGLKIVLEAVLAEIGRRFEKDVQIYEIQTVVEQELLKAHLYDLAELYIQYRTRRDFRRHQATDINFEIHKLLSKDQTVVNENANKDADVFNTQRDLTAGIVGKSIGLKLLPAHVANAHQKGDIHYHDLDYSPYTPMTNCCLIDFKGMLAQGFKIGNADVESPKSIQTATAQISQIIANVASSQYGGCSADRIDEVLAPYAELNYQKHLKDAKDWVLADKQEEYARAKTQKDIYDAMQSLEYEINTLFTSNGQTPFTSLGFGLGTSWFEREIQKAILNIRIKGLGREGRTAIFPKLIFTVKRGLNLEPDSPNYDIKQLAIECATKRMYPDMLSYDKIVELTGSFKVPMGCRSFLQGWKDENGQDVTSGRMNLGVVTVNLPRIAMESAGDKDKFWEIFAERMAIAKDALVYRVERVKEATPANAPILYQYGAFGKRLAKTDAVDEVFKNRRATVSLGYIGLYEVATVFYGGEWETNPEAKDFTVDIIKKMKDLVEDWSDEYGYHFSVYSTPSESLTDRFCRMDTEKFGIVKDITDKEYYTNSFHYDVRKNPTPFEKLDFEKIYPAVGASGGFIHYCEYPVLQQNPKALEAVWDYAYDRVGYLGTNTPIDHCYACDFEGDFEPTERGFKCPNCGNSDPKSVDVVKRTCGYLGNPQARPMVKGRHKEISARVKHMNGSSL from the coding sequence ATGAGAGTACAAGAAAATGTCTTGCCAAGCATAGAATTGTTGGTATTAAAGCGTGATGGACGGACAGTGTCCTTTGAACAGGATAAGATTTTTTCGGCTCTTCGGCGGGCAAACCAAGAATTAGAACATCCTGTTTCAGAAGCAGGTTTAAAAATAGTATTAGAAGCTGTTTTGGCTGAAATTGGTCGCCGATTTGAGAAAGATGTTCAAATTTACGAAATTCAAACGGTTGTTGAGCAAGAATTGTTAAAAGCTCATTTGTATGATTTGGCGGAGCTTTATATTCAATACCGCACACGCCGTGATTTTCGCCGTCATCAGGCTACAGATATCAATTTCGAGATCCATAAATTATTGAGCAAGGATCAAACCGTTGTTAATGAAAATGCTAATAAAGACGCGGATGTGTTCAATACCCAACGTGACCTGACAGCAGGAATTGTCGGTAAGTCAATCGGTCTCAAATTATTGCCAGCTCATGTGGCCAATGCCCATCAAAAAGGCGACATCCACTACCACGACTTGGATTACAGCCCTTATACACCAATGACCAACTGTTGTTTGATTGATTTCAAAGGAATGTTGGCACAAGGCTTCAAGATAGGAAATGCGGATGTAGAAAGTCCGAAATCTATCCAAACAGCTACGGCTCAGATTTCACAAATCATTGCTAATGTGGCCTCAAGTCAATATGGTGGTTGCTCAGCTGACCGTATAGATGAAGTTTTGGCGCCCTATGCGGAACTCAATTACCAAAAGCATTTGAAAGACGCCAAGGATTGGGTGTTAGCAGACAAGCAAGAAGAATATGCGCGTGCTAAAACGCAAAAAGACATCTATGACGCTATGCAGTCTTTGGAGTATGAAATCAACACCCTTTTTACTTCCAATGGACAAACACCCTTTACCTCACTCGGTTTTGGGCTAGGGACATCGTGGTTTGAGCGAGAAATTCAAAAAGCGATTTTGAACATTCGTATCAAGGGTCTGGGGCGCGAAGGTCGGACAGCTATCTTTCCTAAGTTGATTTTCACAGTTAAGCGTGGCTTGAACTTGGAGCCAGATTCTCCAAACTATGACATCAAGCAATTGGCGATTGAATGTGCAACCAAGCGTATGTATCCAGATATGCTTTCTTATGACAAGATCGTTGAGTTGACAGGTTCCTTCAAGGTGCCAATGGGCTGCCGCTCTTTCCTACAAGGTTGGAAGGATGAAAATGGGCAAGATGTGACATCTGGTCGTATGAACTTGGGTGTCGTAACCGTCAATTTGCCACGGATTGCCATGGAGTCTGCTGGAGACAAGGATAAGTTCTGGGAAATCTTTGCAGAACGTATGGCCATTGCCAAGGATGCTCTGGTCTATCGTGTGGAACGAGTGAAGGAAGCAACCCCGGCCAATGCTCCAATTCTCTATCAATATGGGGCATTTGGCAAACGATTGGCTAAGACAGACGCAGTAGATGAAGTCTTTAAAAATCGTCGAGCAACCGTATCTTTGGGCTACATTGGTTTGTATGAAGTCGCAACAGTATTCTATGGTGGCGAATGGGAGACCAACCCAGAGGCAAAAGATTTCACGGTGGATATTATCAAGAAAATGAAAGACTTGGTTGAAGATTGGTCGGATGAATATGGTTATCATTTCTCAGTTTATTCGACACCATCTGAAAGCCTGACAGACCGCTTCTGCCGTATGGATACAGAGAAATTTGGCATCGTTAAGGACATTACGGATAAAGAGTATTACACTAACAGTTTCCACTATGATGTACGCAAAAATCCAACACCGTTTGAGAAACTGGATTTTGAGAAAATTTATCCTGCTGTAGGTGCCAGTGGTGGATTTATCCATTACTGTGAATACCCTGTACTGCAACAAAATCCAAAGGCTTTGGAAGCTGTTTGGGACTATGCCTATGACCGTGTAGGTTACTTGGGAACCAATACTCCGATTGACCATTGTTACGCCTGCGATTTTGAAGGTGATTTTGAACCAACAGAGCGTGGTTTCAAGTGTCCAAATTGTGGAAATAGCGATCCTAAGTCGGTGGATGTTGTTAAACGAACTTGTGGCTATCTAGGCAATCCACAAGCCCGTCCGATGGTAAAAGGTCGTCACAAGGAAATTTCAGCGCGTGTGAAACACATGAACGGGTCAAGTTTGTAA
- a CDS encoding GNAT family N-acetyltransferase yields MSISQPKLTLRRPTLSDKTTILEMIAEFKQAESAMDGGFYQMGEEYENWLEKLQLAEAGLDLPEGFVPYIQYVSFDERGQAVGFLNLRLRLNDFLLNKGGHIGYSIRPSQRGKGFAKKQLHQGLQEAISKNISRILVTCSQENEASRRTILACGGVLEDVREGTERYWIDGK; encoded by the coding sequence ATGTCAATATCCCAACCGAAATTAACCTTGAGGCGTCCGACATTGTCGGATAAAACCACGATTTTGGAAATGATTGCTGAGTTTAAGCAGGCAGAAAGTGCCATGGATGGTGGCTTCTACCAGATGGGTGAAGAGTATGAAAATTGGTTAGAGAAATTACAATTAGCTGAGGCTGGCCTGGACTTGCCAGAGGGCTTTGTCCCTTATATCCAGTATGTTTCATTTGATGAAAGGGGCCAAGCTGTCGGTTTTCTCAATCTACGCCTGCGACTCAATGACTTCCTGCTCAACAAGGGAGGCCATATTGGTTATTCTATCCGCCCTAGCCAACGGGGGAAAGGATTTGCCAAGAAGCAACTACATCAAGGTCTTCAGGAAGCTATTTCCAAAAACATTTCCCGAATTCTAGTGACCTGCTCACAAGAAAACGAAGCCAGTCGCAGAACGATTCTGGCATGCGGTGGAGTCCTAGAGGATGTCCGCGAAGGGACAGAACGCTATTGGATTGATGGGAAGTAA
- a CDS encoding Gfo/Idh/MocA family protein has product MKKIGIIGLGGIFQKAYLPYLRTLSGIEWHLFTRNQSVLTKIATSLPHSQTYTSVQELVNLGLDGVMIHVATKAHMEIAELFLEKGIPVYMDKPLTEDVYHTATLYQLAQSKGVLLMAGFNRRFAPTIQNLKSKPNKRRIIVEKNEVNDVGSRTFKLFDLFIHPLDTALYLLDDQPLSATYSYHLENGQLSQVLVTLQSKQTSVLASMNLQAGSRREIMEVQTPQGTYQVKNLEELRMYTAGQEILESFGSWDSTLYKRGFESMVDAFLDALVTKQNPVNPTSSLLSHWICHQIAHAEHQIGELHVNIPTEINLEASDIVG; this is encoded by the coding sequence GTGAAAAAGATTGGAATTATTGGCCTGGGTGGTATTTTTCAAAAAGCCTATCTGCCATATTTGCGAACGCTATCGGGAATTGAGTGGCATCTATTTACCCGCAACCAATCAGTTCTCACCAAGATCGCGACTAGTTTGCCTCACAGCCAAACCTACACCTCGGTTCAAGAGTTGGTTAACCTTGGTTTAGACGGGGTCATGATCCATGTTGCCACAAAGGCCCATATGGAAATAGCAGAGCTGTTCTTGGAAAAAGGAATCCCAGTCTATATGGACAAACCATTGACAGAGGATGTTTACCACACCGCAACCCTATATCAATTAGCCCAATCCAAGGGTGTTTTGCTGATGGCAGGTTTTAACCGTCGCTTCGCACCCACCATTCAAAATCTAAAAAGTAAGCCCAATAAGCGAAGAATTATTGTAGAGAAGAATGAAGTCAATGACGTGGGAAGTCGAACGTTCAAACTATTTGACCTTTTTATTCATCCCTTGGATACAGCCCTTTATTTGCTGGATGACCAGCCACTTTCGGCTACGTATAGTTATCATCTTGAAAATGGGCAGCTTAGTCAGGTTTTGGTTACCTTACAAAGCAAGCAAACTTCAGTCCTTGCCTCAATGAATCTTCAAGCAGGTAGCCGTAGAGAGATCATGGAGGTACAGACGCCTCAGGGCACTTATCAGGTAAAAAACTTAGAAGAATTGCGCATGTATACGGCCGGCCAGGAAATACTAGAAAGTTTTGGATCTTGGGATAGCACCTTGTATAAACGAGGGTTTGAAAGCATGGTGGATGCATTTTTAGATGCCTTGGTTACCAAGCAAAATCCAGTCAATCCTACATCCAGTTTGTTGAGCCACTGGATTTGCCATCAAATCGCACACGCTGAGCACCAGATAGGAGAATTACATGTCAATATCCCAACCGAAATTAACCTTGAGGCGTCCGACATTGTCGGATAA
- the lepB gene encoding signal peptidase I, protein MQEFPWKKEPVKREDLPSSAILSKELNRVKYRDRYFKTLKGTIYTLLAVAAVAVLVATIWLPVLQIYGKSMTPLLEAGDLVVSVNDNQLESGDVIAFYYNNKVLVKRVIATSGQWVDIDEDGNVSVDGEVIDEPYLSDGEKAYGDTNIELPYQVPDGKYFVMGDHRSVSIDSRNTAVGTVGTEQIVGKLTLRIWPLNRITWIE, encoded by the coding sequence GTGCAAGAATTTCCATGGAAGAAAGAGCCTGTTAAACGAGAGGATTTACCCAGTTCAGCCATCTTGTCAAAAGAGTTGAACAGAGTAAAATATCGAGACCGCTATTTTAAGACCCTTAAGGGAACGATTTATACTTTACTGGCTGTTGCGGCCGTTGCTGTCTTGGTTGCGACCATCTGGTTGCCTGTCTTACAAATTTATGGAAAATCCATGACTCCCTTGCTGGAGGCAGGAGATTTAGTCGTTTCTGTAAATGATAATCAATTAGAGAGTGGCGACGTCATTGCATTCTATTACAACAATAAAGTGCTGGTAAAACGTGTCATCGCAACTTCTGGACAATGGGTCGATATTGATGAAGATGGAAATGTCAGTGTGGATGGAGAAGTCATCGATGAGCCCTATCTTTCTGATGGCGAGAAAGCATATGGCGATACCAATATTGAACTACCCTACCAAGTTCCTGATGGGAAATATTTCGTGATGGGAGATCACAGAAGTGTATCGATTGACTCACGCAATACCGCTGTCGGAACTGTAGGTACGGAACAAATTGTAGGGAAACTTACCTTACGAATTTGGCCTTTAAACCGAATCACTTGGATAGAATAA
- the nrdG gene encoding anaerobic ribonucleoside-triphosphate reductase activating protein: MNNPKPQEWKSEELSQGRIIDYKAFNFVDGEGVRCSLYVSGCMFHCEGCYNVATWSFKAGIPYTQELEDRIIDDLSQPYVQGLTLLGGEPFLNTGTVLPLVKRIRNELPEKDIWSWTGYTWEELMLETPDKLELLSYLDILVDGRYDRTKRNLMLQFRGSSNQRIIDVQQSLKTNCLQLWDKLKDNG; the protein is encoded by the coding sequence ATGAACAATCCCAAACCACAAGAATGGAAAAGTGAGGAACTCAGTCAAGGACGCATTATCGACTATAAGGCTTTTAACTTTGTGGATGGTGAAGGCGTTCGCTGTTCCCTATACGTCAGCGGATGCATGTTCCATTGCGAAGGCTGCTACAATGTTGCAACCTGGTCTTTTAAGGCTGGTATTCCCTACACCCAAGAACTCGAAGACCGTATTATAGATGACTTATCTCAGCCCTACGTACAGGGATTGACCCTTCTCGGAGGAGAACCCTTTCTCAATACCGGGACGGTCTTACCCTTGGTCAAGCGCATTCGGAATGAATTACCCGAAAAGGATATCTGGTCTTGGACAGGCTACACATGGGAAGAATTGATGCTGGAAACTCCAGACAAGTTGGAGTTGCTCTCGTATTTGGATATCCTAGTAGATGGCCGGTATGATCGAACCAAACGCAATCTTATGCTGCAGTTTCGTGGTTCATCCAACCAACGGATTATTGATGTCCAACAGTCCCTAAAAACCAATTGCCTTCAACTATGGGATAAACTGAAAGATAATGGATGA
- a CDS encoding bifunctional metallophosphatase/5'-nucleotidase codes for MDFKDISILHTNDMHSYMENFPKKAQLITDIRASNEKRGVPTFVFDSGDLFSGNIFFNMYRGVKEIELMNRIGCQAMTLGNHEFDHGDELLSRLNDYAKFPIVSTNITYRNPHEAEELVPIEDKLVFDIAGQPLYVLGLTTLETEEVASPSDKVVFEDHRQALRRALAEMAEDAHIVLLSHLGYEEDLRLAREFPQLNLIFGGHTHTILSAPSQVGNVSIFQAGQYGRFLGNLLLRCYADGSHKVLSYDLVEIDKQKTEDEEIRRVIDQMQAERNARFAHPIAQLPAPLNGERDSIRHGRSTLAPLITQALFEQAVSFGYQPDGAVINGFGIRTSLSAGPVYYSDVVKVLPFSKRVLLVSIRGEDLISSLTTGLHPQVHGIQRRGSRFCINSRAVEPAKNYQIVTNSFVWSGKDNYDEFHKATIIRDLGLDVDILSNFLEEKFGN; via the coding sequence ATGGATTTTAAGGACATCAGCATACTTCATACCAATGACATGCATTCCTATATGGAGAATTTTCCAAAGAAGGCGCAACTAATTACGGACATTCGAGCGAGCAATGAGAAAAGAGGTGTACCTACCTTCGTATTTGACAGCGGCGACCTCTTCTCTGGAAATATTTTCTTCAATATGTACCGGGGAGTGAAGGAAATCGAATTAATGAATAGAATTGGTTGTCAGGCTATGACCTTGGGCAACCATGAATTTGACCACGGAGATGAGTTGCTTAGTCGTTTGAATGACTATGCCAAATTCCCCATTGTTTCAACCAATATTACCTATCGCAATCCGCATGAGGCTGAGGAATTGGTACCGATTGAAGATAAGTTGGTTTTCGATATAGCTGGTCAGCCTCTCTACGTTCTTGGTTTAACGACCCTAGAGACAGAAGAAGTCGCCTCTCCATCGGATAAAGTGGTGTTTGAAGACCACAGACAGGCCTTGAGAAGGGCTTTGGCAGAGATGGCGGAAGATGCACATATTGTTTTGCTTAGCCACCTGGGTTATGAAGAGGATCTCCGATTGGCGAGGGAATTTCCTCAGTTGAATCTTATTTTCGGAGGTCATACCCATACGATTTTATCAGCACCGAGTCAGGTTGGAAATGTCAGTATTTTTCAAGCTGGACAGTATGGGCGTTTTCTTGGCAATCTACTCCTTAGATGCTATGCGGATGGTAGTCACAAGGTCTTGTCTTATGACTTGGTGGAGATTGATAAACAAAAAACCGAAGACGAAGAGATTCGAAGAGTGATTGATCAGATGCAAGCAGAACGCAATGCACGCTTTGCACATCCCATTGCTCAGCTCCCAGCCCCCTTAAATGGAGAAAGGGACAGTATTCGTCACGGTCGATCAACGTTAGCCCCTCTTATTACGCAAGCCCTATTTGAACAGGCGGTTTCTTTCGGCTATCAGCCAGACGGGGCAGTTATCAATGGTTTTGGTATCCGAACATCCCTAAGTGCAGGCCCTGTTTACTATAGTGATGTCGTCAAGGTCTTGCCCTTTTCGAAGCGCGTGCTGCTAGTCAGCATACGGGGGGAGGACTTGATTTCTAGTCTCACAACAGGCCTTCATCCGCAAGTACATGGGATTCAACGTCGAGGAAGTCGCTTCTGTATCAATAGTAGAGCAGTTGAGCCAGCTAAGAACTATCAGATTGTGACCAACTCTTTTGTTTGGTCGGGTAAGGATAACTATGATGAATTTCACAAAGCTACCATCATTCGTGACTTAGGACTAGATGTGGATATTCTGAGCAATTTCTTAGAAGAAAAATTTGGAAATTAA